A window of Epinephelus lanceolatus isolate andai-2023 chromosome 3, ASM4190304v1, whole genome shotgun sequence genomic DNA:
tctgcacacacacacacacacacacacacacacacacacactatgtgaTATGTGGATACATTTCACTAGAGTTGATGATAATATTGTCCATTCTGTGCTGAATATCCTCTATTACATTATCATCCAGTGACTATTATTTTGGCCagtcagattaaaaaaaatgtattttttcagcagctgttagcaCCCCACCAGAGGATACAGTGGaggtgagtttttttttttccattttgagTCTTAAACCATGTGTGGGTCTGATCTGTTGAATCTCTCACAGCAATGGCATGCTTAATTTGGGACCAGTCTAATAACATAACTCAAACATGTTATGTTCACCCAGAGGGCCGGTCCTGATCAAGTCTACCAATCACTCCACCAGTTCACGATGGATGAAGACAAAGTCTACAGCACTCTCACACCTTTCAAGAGTGAACAACACTGCACACAGCTTTGTCACAACGTTGACTGATCACTGCAGCAGGAGCTATTGCATCACTATCATATGGCAGAATGTTGAAAGATACATATGTTCTCACTCTGGCCTGCAGCTACTAACTTACTGCTATTTTGGTTCTCTTTACAAATATGTGGTCACTTTGTAAATACAGTATGTCTCACAAATGCCTTGTCTGTCAGTTAAATGTATTATGTAACTCTCTCTATATTTAATACTAGTTTAATAACACAGCAACGTCATGTGGGTGCAGTTGCTGATGGACACATTTTTGATTAATGTTGCATCTGATGAAAGTCTTTGAAGGTGTATCTTCCATTTCCACAGTATTCTCTTTCTGTTCTCCAACATTAAACTCTTCTTTGTCTCCTCTGGAGTTGATGGCAGTGGATACAAGCAGTGACTCATAGATCTGGATTCATTCAAATGAACACACAAGTATGCATACTTGTTCTGCATACATGTTTTGTACATGAAATTAAGAATCCCTCCGCCCTCCGTCCCTCGCACTTTTTACAGCCGTTACAACGGTTCAATTCGCTTTTAACATGTGGTGACATGTTTTTCCGAGCCGTCTTTAAACGCACCATACGCGCCAGACACatgctgtggtattgtgatctGAATCAAGGGTACAGACAAGACGTGTGCTGCAGGGCAGTGCAGCAAAACtgccagcaagaagcaaaaaaccctgcacagtttcttccaaacaaacgGTGTAAGctgagtaatgctgttgcatgtagataatgttagctaagtGATGACaaattaatagatgccaataaatcaagttaagctagttaacaagaacACTAATAttattgttacctatgttaaatcacttgctagctagtttcatgtTAGGAAaaaacccactcctccttaataTCTGCgcagaacttgtgctcactattgtattgctcatgtttttttaatctttattgccacaatagaaagagcacggtcagggaggagacagtggaccagaggccagcaaggatgatcatgcagggttcTTATAGGTGAGGAGAcattataactggctgagagaaaatatctatagcataaaagtgactaTGAGgttaattttcacagctatgtcaccactactattcCAAATTCCATTTatgaattttgctttgcacatttattatctatattattgcaatagatagaagagggacagagagaagccaggcaggtatcaggacagggacctgacagcagcaccagttatcagcccaaggcttcacagattaggagaaattataactggctaaggaaatgtctataggataagagtgactctaaaattaattttcacagctatttcagaactactcttatttataatctaaaatgtttttgtctgtattgcaatagGTAGCACAGGGAGAAGGCttaaaaatatttgattaattttgcacatctgtgctgtcatatttgactaaaatgtaaaatatatctTGATTCTGATATGTTTAGTGttgtgtcattttctgtcttcatgccattaaattaaattatgtgGCTTATTACCCTGTTACCTTGTCACTTCCATTCCATTTTGTGTGCTAATAAGTTTCTAACAGGAATGGTgttttactgatttttttatgttcaGTGTTGTCATTTGACACTTAATTATCTGGCTACTTACCCTGTAGATGCTCCAGGGTCATTTTCTGTCAACTCAACAAGAGTTTGGCAGCTaaaactttagattttgatCGTATATAATTTTAAAGAACTAAAGTCGGTCCCCTGGTGCtgtactgtggctgtttgtggttatgtGGTTCTTTAGCCGCCAAGGAAAAGTGCAATTGAATGCGAGAGGATGATAAATCACTCAATAGACCTCTGAACAATTTGTCCCCCTCACTTCTGAAATGATGGCTATGCCCCTGATTCTTTGTACttgaataaaaaaagtaataatgctaaaaaaaaaatgtgtctcgtgtttttttttgttttctgtttcaatTACACATCGCAACATTCAGGCTTTGCTTCCATGTGGCCATGCACACTAATGCCATCGTGGTTTTCAAGTGTCTCATTCGCACACACTAACATTATAACTGAAGTTGAAATATTGCACTTTGCTTTATTGTCTGTTTAAATCctgaataaaaaatgtttccCTGTGTATGCTTTGCTGTTTTGTGCACACTAACAAAGTCTCACACATTACGCTGTATGCAAGTGTGTGTCTTTGCTCAAAGAAAAGGGAGGAGCTGCAACCTTCGAAAGGGTGAGAGGAAAGGGAAGTGAGGGGGAACTGAAGACTGTGGCTGGACTGACCCTATGATTCCCGTTCACTTGCTTTCTTGTTCGTTACCTGTCATTTTCACAATGAAAACAATCTATGTGTACTCTTGTCTTCTTTTCGgtgagtgtatttatttttcctgcATTCTCTGTATTTGCATCTACTGCAGCTGGTGTTTAAATACTGTGGCTGTTGAACGATAtactttatgtttattttgctaaatgagtcattttgtcaAAGTCTTGCCATCACCAATAATCAGATGGAGCAATATAAATAATGTACATATTTAAAGTGATTTCTGCATTAATACTATGACAATGCCAAATTGTTTCCTTTGTTTCCACTTGTAGCTCTGAGTTTTGTGGAGATGAAGTCTGTCAGCAAAACTGGTCATGTTGGGACAAGTGTTGAAATCAAATGCTCAGACTGGGACGCTTGGACTGATGTAAAATATAATGTTAAGTACTTTTGTGACAGTCCATGCACAGAAGACAAACACATCATCGTCAAAGCAGAATCTGGAAAGACTgaatataaaaacagaatagAGCTGACTAACTCAGCAGAAGGTTTATTTGTGACCTTCTCTAATCTCCAAGAGTCAGACTCGAAGACATATTACTGTGGAGTGGAGAGATTTGGCCGTGATTCATTCATAAAGGTCAATCTTAAAGTTACAAAAGGTAAGTTCATGCTCTTAATTTTTGTATTGAAACAATACCACTCCTTTGTCAGAAAGTAAAAACTGTTCCACATGGCCACTCATTAATACTGTATGTGTTATTTTCAGCTGAGTCTTACAGTGCCAAGACAACTCCAAAAAAAGTCACTGCTGGTCCCACTCTCTCATTTGCTGTGACAGACGACTCCATCACGTTTTCAAACAGCTCAGATAATATGACTGATATGTCTACGTCTCACACAACCCTGAATACAATGTTACCTACTGCATCAGCAACAGGAGGAGCAGGTATGTAGACTTATAAAAATTGATGTTAATTAAAGTTCCAGTTTAGTTTAGTATGAATAGTGTGTCCATGGCATTAAGTATGATGATGAAGGTGGTGAAATATGACGCTGTGAGGACAACTGCTTGCTTAATTGATGAATAAAAATCTAGTATGTATTTATCTCATAAATCACAGTCATGGCAAATGAACAAAGACACAGTAGACACAGTCTGGCACCTTCATTTGGATACCTGGAACAATTtaatccaattttttttttttttactatgaaTGAAGGATTAATTAATAGTAAAGAGAATATGTGGAGCAAGCT
This region includes:
- the LOC144461895 gene encoding uncharacterized protein LOC144461895; the protein is MIPVHLLSCSLPVIFTMKTIYVYSCLLFALSFVEMKSVSKTGHVGTSVEIKCSDWDAWTDVKYNVKYFCDSPCTEDKHIIVKAESGKTEYKNRIELTNSAEGLFVTFSNLQESDSKTYYCGVERFGRDSFIKVNLKVTKAESYSAKTTPKKVTAGPTLSFAVTDDSITFSNSSDNMTDMSTSHTTLNTMLPTASATGGAGHAPYLILGVIVLTATLVVLLKFMCKMMKQLKVVSSAGAPQEDAREGVEYDEIRPETPTDPDCLYANYSYQQHTELTAESSSKDVSSNSASRCEVSSRGPCAESRGTDPQCDLVYSVAQLPKVQIEPTGQSESNQFEIENDSFYSLAQLPQAT